The Pelmatolapia mariae isolate MD_Pm_ZW linkage group LG9, Pm_UMD_F_2, whole genome shotgun sequence genome has a segment encoding these proteins:
- the lg9h11orf65 gene encoding protein MFI, with amino-acid sequence MAVKWKSKMNGGAAVRSEEAGGEGLQEEEPQQGTLQEVAARIIQRTWRGYVASEVFRYFKELIFYCKQQDPKTILKTVNPREAELLDAAAGVFIRFRLGGINFPPNIYYKIFTHRPITDVCAGSPKDYTKQSRRKLVAQKTIKGPAVAKDDRSGWYQRMENNSWRLFCNKVVSAYKPAEIGADKKMDFHYSKLQRKQDLERWRKRKKIEWLKQMYKEGRLQDHAEHRHMAALVESSAQELMETVEKKGDDEILEWELDELLAWTNTLNFEEYMEEWRHLACSYSSEQSKDGPSHPPRLDPHELADENAAEQT; translated from the exons CTTGCAGGAGGAGGAGCCCCAACAAGGGACACTGCAGGAGGTGGCAGCCAGAATAATTCAGAGGACTTGGAGAGGATATGTG GCCAGTGAAGTCTTCAGGTATTTCAAAGAGCTGATTTTCTACTGCAAACAGCAGGATCCAAAGACCATCCTCAAAACTGTCAATCCTCGAGAG GCCGAACTGCTGGATGCTGCAGCTGGAGTGTTTATCAGATTTCGACTTGGAGGG ATCAACTTTCCTCCTAATATCTATTACAAGATCTTCACCCATCGGCCCATTACGGATGTGTGTGCAGGCAGCCCAAAAGACTACACCAAGCAAAGCCGTAGGAAGCTTGTGGCCCAGAAGACCATCAAAGGCCCAGCTGTCGCAAAGGATGACCGATCGGGTTGGTACCAGCGCATGGAGAACAATAGTTGGAGGCTGTTCTGTAACAAG GTGGTTTCAGCATATAAGCCTGCAGAGATCGGTGCTGACAAAAAAATGGACTTTCATTACTCCAAGTTGCAGCGGAAGCAAGATTTAGAGAggtggaggaaaagaaagaaaattgaaTGGCTGAAGCAGAT gtataaagAAGGTCGTCTGCAGGATCATGCAGAGCACAGACACATGGCGGCCCTGGTGGAGAGTTCCGCCCAGGAATTGATGGAGACCGTTGAAAAGAAAGGAGATGATGAAATACTGGAATGGGAGCTGGATGAGCTGCTGGCCTGGACCAACACTCTAAATTTCGAGGA GTATATGGAGGAATGGAGACATTTGGCCTGCAGTTACTCCTCTGAGCAGAGCAAAG ATGGCCCTTCTCACCCACCCAGGTTAGATCCACACGAGCTGGCTGATGAAAACGCAGCAGAACAAACATGA
- the pomp gene encoding proteasome maturation protein, producing MNSRGLRSQLKDSVPVAGFSPQGAYGVQDSLRSGFTSVKNELLPSHPLELSEKNFQLNQDKMNFSTLRNIQGLHAPLKLQMEYRAARQIQRLPFLQSSNLALDTLRNSDESIGFEDILNDPAHSEVMGEPHMMVEYKLGLL from the exons ATG AATTCCAGAGGACTTCGCTCTCAGCTTAAGGACAGTGTACCTGTGGCTGGGTTCTCTCCACAGGGAGCTTACGGAGTGCAGGACTCCCTCCGTAGTGG ATTTACCAGTGTTAAGAATGAACTGCTTCCAAGCCACCCGCTGGAGCTGTCAGAAAAAAAT TTCCAGTTGAACCAGGATAAGATGAATTTCTCAACACTCAGAAACATCCAGGGTCTTCACGCTCCTCTCAAACTGCAAATGGAGTACAGGGCGGCACGACAG ATCCAGCGTCTCCCATTCCTACAGAGCTCAAATTTGGCTCTCGATACGCTGCGAAACAGCGATGAGTCCATTGGATTTGAAGACATCCTCAACG ATCCAGCCCACAGTGAAGTGATGGGTGAGCCACACATGATGGTGGAGTACAAATTGGGATTGTTGTGA